Proteins from a genomic interval of Candidatus Sysuiplasma acidicola:
- a CDS encoding class I SAM-dependent methyltransferase family protein produces MGGSETGGVARSTPYTKAVSIANVPPELKKLLPGKWEMIGKVVILKLRKELEPFDDQVGEAYAEALGADSVFAVDGMISGTYRRPALHRIYGHDGETVHHENGVNYVIDVSTVMFSSANHDERIRMAGLDCDGETIVDMFAGIGHLSMPIAVHSAPAKIVASEASEATYRYLLKTIEANGVQDVYDALNIDNRLLDVKGADRVIMGYLMNTGEWLGHAISMCRKGATIHMHEAVRRNALSEWKETLTAHYGGGRVTISSVRKVKGYSALFDHMVADLTVC; encoded by the coding sequence ATGGGCGGCAGTGAGACAGGCGGCGTCGCCAGATCGACGCCTTACACTAAGGCGGTGTCAATTGCGAACGTGCCGCCTGAACTTAAAAAGCTCCTTCCAGGGAAGTGGGAGATGATCGGGAAGGTTGTCATACTGAAACTCAGGAAGGAACTGGAACCGTTTGACGATCAGGTGGGCGAGGCCTATGCTGAAGCGCTTGGAGCCGACAGCGTGTTTGCGGTGGACGGTATGATCAGCGGCACATACAGGAGGCCGGCGCTTCACCGGATATACGGCCACGACGGTGAGACCGTGCATCATGAGAACGGCGTCAATTACGTCATAGACGTCTCGACCGTGATGTTTTCGTCCGCCAATCATGATGAGCGCATCAGAATGGCCGGTCTCGACTGCGATGGTGAAACAATCGTGGATATGTTCGCCGGTATCGGACATCTTTCCATGCCAATTGCGGTGCACTCTGCTCCAGCGAAAATAGTGGCTTCAGAGGCAAGCGAAGCGACGTACCGCTATCTGCTGAAAACGATCGAGGCAAACGGCGTTCAGGATGTTTATGATGCGTTGAACATAGACAACAGACTACTCGACGTGAAGGGAGCGGACAGGGTGATCATGGGATATCTGATGAACACAGGCGAGTGGCTCGGCCATGCAATAAGCATGTGCAGAAAAGGCGCCACGATTCATATGCATGAGGCTGTGCGCCGCAACGCCCTGAGCGAGTGGAAAGAGACATTGACGGCACATTACGGCGGTGGCAGGGTGACTATTTCATCGGTGCGCAAAGTCAAGGGATACTCTGCTCTTTTCGACCACATGGTCGCGGACCTCACTGTCTGCTGA
- a CDS encoding NAD(P)/FAD-dependent oxidoreductase produces the protein MHRSEYDIVVVGAGPAGSRFAAASAGTRSVLLLEENFEIGKPVQCSGLVSPRVIEMSALPSWFNVINSVRFHSPSGNELSLSGTEPKGYVIDRSGLDIHLAGKAARAGADMILGATFTGAERQDGHLVISFMHHGEAKKVKCRLLIGADGMSSSVSRAFRLARYEEMVSCVQTDAFAGELNRGDAVRLYFGSGIAPGFFAWVIPSGDFTRIGLGTAVTDAPASLYFERFLKKLGVKRTLNITAGPIPLGNRGRMVDDGVMLIGDAAGQAKPISGGGIFTGMAAADIAAGIALEAFESGDFSRRFLSRYEKEWKRGIGRELERASLVRKIFLEMDDRHLDMLFRTLEESSLKDLLSKGDIDFPTELSPLVLSRAPGLLRYSPQLIKALL, from the coding sequence ATGCACCGTTCAGAATACGACATCGTAGTGGTGGGAGCTGGCCCCGCAGGAAGCAGATTCGCGGCAGCTTCGGCCGGCACAAGAAGCGTGCTGCTGCTCGAGGAAAACTTCGAAATTGGGAAACCGGTGCAGTGTTCCGGCCTCGTCAGTCCGCGTGTGATTGAAATGAGCGCGCTGCCTTCATGGTTCAACGTCATAAATTCCGTGAGATTCCATTCGCCTTCTGGAAACGAGCTTTCTCTCTCCGGCACTGAACCCAAGGGATATGTGATTGACAGGAGCGGCCTGGACATCCATCTTGCGGGGAAAGCGGCGAGAGCCGGTGCAGACATGATCCTCGGCGCCACATTCACCGGCGCCGAAAGACAGGACGGGCATCTTGTCATATCCTTTATGCACCATGGTGAGGCAAAAAAGGTGAAATGCAGACTGCTCATAGGCGCAGACGGCATGTCCTCGTCTGTTTCGAGGGCATTCAGACTGGCAAGGTATGAAGAGATGGTTTCCTGCGTTCAGACAGATGCGTTTGCTGGGGAACTGAACAGGGGAGATGCTGTGCGCCTCTATTTCGGCAGCGGCATCGCGCCGGGCTTCTTCGCCTGGGTGATACCTTCGGGTGACTTCACCCGCATCGGACTTGGGACAGCAGTAACCGATGCGCCGGCATCCCTCTACTTCGAACGGTTTCTGAAGAAGCTGGGCGTGAAGAGGACGCTGAACATAACTGCCGGACCCATTCCGCTCGGCAACAGGGGGAGGATGGTGGACGACGGCGTCATGCTCATAGGCGACGCGGCAGGGCAGGCCAAACCGATATCAGGCGGAGGCATATTCACGGGAATGGCTGCTGCAGATATAGCAGCAGGCATAGCCCTGGAAGCGTTCGAATCCGGCGATTTCAGCCGCAGATTCCTCTCACGGTACGAAAAGGAGTGGAAGAGGGGGATCGGCAGGGAGCTGGAACGGGCTTCCCTTGTCAGGAAGATATTCCTGGAAATGGACGACAGGCACCTGGACATGCTGTTCAGGACCCTTGAAGAGAGTTCTCTGAAGGATCTCCTCAGCAAAGGCGACATAGATTTTCCGACGGAACTTTCGCCTCTCGTCCTCTCCAGAGCTCCGGGACTGCTAAGATATTCGCCGCAGCTGATAAAGGCGCTTCTGTGA
- the ppdK gene encoding pyruvate, phosphate dikinase — protein sequence MVKRKLVYLFEEGDAGMRNLLGGKGAGLAEMTRLGLPVPPGFTITTRVCNSYYELDRKFPPGLRRRVMEALHKTEAKMERKFGGKEKPLLVSVRSGARVSMPGMMDTVLNLGLNDATVASIIAETGDGRWAYDTYRRFVQMYGNVVMGVEHHVFEELLQEAKRARSVKLDTDLNEEELRQLVGAYKARIGELTGKPFPEDPMEQLWNAIGAVFESWNNKRAVTYRKLNGIPEEWGTAVTVQCMVFGNMGDDCATGVAFTRNPSTGENRFYGEFLTNAQGEDVVAGIRTPQPINRDASRPGVSLEERMPEAHAKLIEIKTLLESHYHDMQDIEFTIQRGKLYLLQTRAGKRTAQAAVRAAVEMVSEGLLTKEQALMSVNPSTLEQLLHPVFDETAQRTEIASGLPASPGAASGKVVFDAEQAVALSSGGSKVVLVRNETSADDIHGMAVAQAILTATGGMTSHAAVVARGMGKCCVVGCSELSINSASGTFRAKGGRVVSAGDYISVDGTAGLVYLGELPTKAAELDSYFDTFMKWSDEIKTMGIRANADLPEDARIARKFGAHGIGLTRTEHMFFGEKRLPHMRRMILANTTDARKDALKALLPYQKEDFMGLFREMGEYPVIIRLLDPPLHEFLPKGTEEVSRLAADMGLAPEEVSARTVALHELNPMLGHRGCRLAVTFPEVYEMQYRAIFEAACELKKNEGIEVTPEIMIPLVEGREEIDLLRPQIDAVAAEVMGAHGVTLKYMVGTMIELPRAAILSDEIARVTDFFSLGTNDLTQTVLGLSRDDAGRFLPDYVANNLLPSDPFQSIDVKGVGAMVKMCIQKGKKVKSNLEIGICGEHGGDPSSIDFFQVAGLDYVSCSPYRVPVARLAAAQAAIKFGGKGAKSGTDQD from the coding sequence ATGGTAAAGCGAAAACTTGTCTATCTTTTCGAGGAAGGAGACGCCGGGATGAGAAATCTGCTTGGTGGAAAGGGTGCCGGACTGGCAGAAATGACCAGACTCGGGCTGCCTGTTCCACCTGGTTTTACTATCACAACCAGGGTATGCAACTCATATTATGAACTCGACCGCAAGTTTCCGCCGGGACTCAGACGCAGGGTCATGGAGGCGCTTCATAAGACAGAGGCAAAGATGGAAAGGAAGTTCGGCGGGAAGGAAAAACCTCTGCTCGTTTCAGTGCGCTCGGGTGCGCGCGTTTCGATGCCCGGCATGATGGACACCGTTCTCAATCTCGGCCTCAATGACGCGACAGTAGCGTCGATCATAGCCGAAACCGGTGACGGCAGATGGGCATATGACACATACAGACGGTTCGTTCAGATGTACGGGAATGTTGTCATGGGTGTGGAGCACCATGTATTCGAAGAGTTGTTACAGGAAGCAAAACGCGCGAGAAGCGTGAAGCTCGACACCGATCTCAACGAGGAGGAACTGAGGCAGCTCGTTGGCGCATACAAGGCCAGGATAGGCGAATTGACAGGCAAGCCTTTTCCGGAAGATCCTATGGAACAGCTGTGGAATGCAATCGGGGCGGTGTTTGAGTCATGGAACAACAAGCGTGCCGTCACATACAGAAAGCTTAACGGCATTCCGGAAGAATGGGGAACCGCCGTTACGGTTCAGTGCATGGTGTTCGGCAACATGGGCGATGACTGTGCCACTGGTGTCGCCTTCACCAGGAACCCCTCCACCGGAGAGAACAGATTCTACGGCGAATTCCTGACCAATGCCCAGGGCGAAGATGTCGTCGCAGGCATCAGGACTCCCCAACCGATAAACAGGGATGCTTCCCGACCTGGTGTATCGCTCGAGGAAAGGATGCCCGAAGCGCATGCGAAGCTGATTGAAATCAAAACGCTTCTGGAGTCCCATTACCACGATATGCAGGACATCGAATTTACGATTCAGCGCGGAAAGCTTTATCTTCTGCAGACGAGGGCAGGAAAGAGAACTGCACAGGCGGCAGTGAGGGCTGCAGTGGAGATGGTGAGCGAAGGACTGCTGACAAAGGAACAGGCTCTCATGTCTGTAAACCCTTCGACACTGGAGCAGCTGCTGCATCCGGTGTTTGATGAAACTGCGCAGCGAACAGAAATAGCCTCGGGACTCCCAGCTTCTCCCGGCGCTGCATCCGGTAAGGTGGTGTTCGACGCGGAGCAGGCCGTGGCGCTTTCCTCCGGAGGCAGTAAAGTAGTGCTCGTCAGGAACGAAACATCGGCAGATGATATACACGGCATGGCTGTGGCACAGGCCATACTGACCGCAACTGGCGGCATGACCTCTCATGCGGCCGTGGTCGCCAGAGGCATGGGTAAGTGCTGCGTTGTGGGATGCTCCGAACTTTCCATCAACAGCGCCAGCGGCACGTTCAGGGCCAAAGGCGGCAGGGTGGTCTCAGCCGGCGACTACATAAGCGTGGACGGAACGGCAGGGCTCGTTTATCTCGGTGAACTGCCAACAAAGGCAGCGGAGCTGGATTCTTATTTCGATACGTTCATGAAATGGTCGGACGAAATCAAAACCATGGGGATACGGGCCAACGCCGATCTGCCTGAGGACGCAAGGATTGCACGAAAATTCGGTGCGCACGGCATAGGTCTGACAAGAACGGAACACATGTTTTTCGGGGAAAAGAGATTGCCGCACATGCGCCGCATGATACTCGCGAACACGACAGATGCCAGGAAAGATGCGCTGAAGGCGCTTCTGCCCTATCAGAAGGAGGATTTCATGGGGCTGTTCCGTGAAATGGGCGAATATCCGGTAATCATAAGGCTGCTCGATCCTCCGCTTCATGAATTCCTTCCAAAAGGGACTGAAGAGGTGTCAAGACTCGCGGCGGATATGGGTTTAGCACCGGAAGAGGTCAGTGCAAGGACGGTCGCGCTTCATGAATTGAATCCAATGCTCGGGCACAGGGGCTGCAGGCTGGCAGTAACCTTCCCGGAAGTCTACGAAATGCAGTACAGGGCGATATTCGAGGCTGCCTGCGAACTGAAGAAGAACGAAGGCATCGAGGTGACACCGGAAATAATGATACCGCTTGTTGAAGGACGGGAAGAGATCGACCTGCTCAGACCCCAGATCGATGCGGTGGCGGCTGAAGTCATGGGAGCGCACGGCGTCACACTGAAGTATATGGTCGGAACGATGATTGAACTTCCCAGGGCCGCAATCCTCTCCGACGAGATTGCAAGGGTCACGGACTTCTTCTCGCTCGGCACCAATGATCTGACACAGACAGTGCTCGGACTGAGCAGGGACGATGCAGGCAGATTCCTGCCAGACTACGTGGCCAACAATCTGCTGCCATCGGATCCGTTCCAGAGCATAGACGTCAAGGGCGTAGGCGCCATGGTCAAGATGTGCATCCAGAAAGGGAAGAAGGTAAAGAGCAACCTCGAAATAGGCATATGCGGCGAGCATGGCGGCGATCCCAGTAGCATCGACTTCTTCCAGGTTGCCGGACTGGATTACGTCAGCTGTTCGCCGTACAGGGTGCCCGTCGCAAGGCTGGCGGCCGCTCAGGCTGCAATAAAATTCGGCGGGAAGGGCGCAAAATCGGGGACAGATCAGGACTGA
- the albA gene encoding DNA-binding protein Alba has translation MAENNTIYIGKKPAMNYVLAVITQFNSAGEDVTIKARGKSISRAVDVAEITRNRFLKDSVVKNIRISTENLKEEDGTTSNVSSIEIVLGK, from the coding sequence ATGGCAGAAAACAACACTATATATATAGGGAAGAAGCCCGCAATGAACTACGTTCTTGCAGTTATCACGCAGTTCAACAGTGCGGGAGAGGACGTGACGATAAAGGCACGCGGAAAATCCATCAGCAGGGCCGTCGACGTTGCCGAAATAACGCGTAACAGATTCCTTAAGGATTCTGTCGTTAAGAACATCAGGATATCGACAGAGAATCTGAAGGAAGAGGACGGCACCACTTCAAACGTTTCGTCCATAGAAATCGTCCTCGGCAAGTAG
- a CDS encoding DUF835 domain-containing protein translates to MNTRRFPMGEREDYARGYLKGFEDALNEVWTEVLSFGTRAYSPHELQILARTRKNMIQQTVDVKRQELQKMFGVILTKPNREVPSEFTIRAGSSIVVREERPDRAFSIFASMLSGGSAGMSVTRTDPSRVIEKYHLDAGKTTFIWLTKIEKDEIVQGDRRYLIRNNLPNLAAEIRSFYSRVKGGIVILEGLEYLVTQYEFRPVLRFIQMVNEQTEYSSGYFIITVDPQTIEDRDYRLLEKEMSLTV, encoded by the coding sequence TTGAATACGAGAAGGTTTCCGATGGGAGAGCGCGAAGACTATGCACGGGGTTATCTCAAGGGATTTGAAGACGCCCTGAATGAAGTGTGGACAGAAGTTCTCTCTTTCGGGACCAGGGCATATTCGCCGCATGAGCTGCAGATCCTCGCCAGAACGAGGAAGAACATGATCCAGCAGACCGTCGACGTAAAGAGACAGGAACTGCAGAAGATGTTCGGCGTGATTCTGACGAAACCGAACAGGGAAGTGCCGTCGGAGTTTACAATCAGGGCAGGCAGTTCAATCGTGGTGAGGGAGGAGAGACCTGACAGGGCGTTTTCAATTTTCGCTTCGATGCTCTCCGGCGGTTCGGCCGGCATGTCCGTCACACGTACCGATCCTTCCAGGGTAATAGAGAAATATCATCTGGATGCAGGCAAAACAACATTTATCTGGCTGACCAAGATTGAAAAGGACGAAATAGTGCAGGGAGACAGAAGATACCTGATAAGAAACAACCTGCCGAACCTCGCGGCGGAGATACGCTCGTTTTACAGTCGCGTGAAAGGCGGAATAGTCATACTGGAAGGGCTCGAGTACCTCGTGACGCAGTATGAATTCAGGCCGGTGCTGAGATTCATACAGATGGTGAACGAGCAGACCGAGTACAGCAGCGGCTACTTCATCATCACTGTCGATCCGCAGACGATTGAAGACAGAGACTACAGGCTGCTCGAGAAGGAAATGAGTCTGACAGTCTGA